From the Phycisphaerae bacterium genome, one window contains:
- a CDS encoding imidazole glycerol phosphate synthase subunit HisF (catalyzes the conversion of 5-[(5-phospho-1-deoxyribulos-1-ylamino)methylideneamino]-1-(5-phosphoribosyl)imidazole-4-carboxamideand glutamine to imidazole-glycerol phosphate, 5-aminoimidazol-4-carboxamideribonucleotide and glutamate; the HisF subunit acts as a cyclase) — protein sequence REMIKEFGPDRITVAIDVDRNEAMPSGYEVYIDGGRTATGADAVEWARTVDSFGVRVILPTSKAGDGAKTGYDLPVIRAMAKAVSGQVVASGGAGKLEHFYDAAMAGATILLAASVFHFHTIDIPELKTYLRGRGLNVRM from the coding sequence AGGGAGATGATCAAGGAGTTTGGCCCCGACCGAATCACCGTGGCCATCGACGTGGACCGCAACGAGGCTATGCCCTCCGGCTATGAGGTGTACATCGACGGCGGCCGCACCGCCACCGGGGCGGATGCGGTTGAATGGGCCCGGACTGTCGACAGCTTCGGCGTCAGGGTGATCCTGCCCACCAGCAAGGCCGGGGATGGCGCCAAGACAGGCTATGATCTCCCCGTCATTCGGGCCATGGCGAAGGCCGTATCCGGCCAGGTAGTTGCGTCGGGCGGGGCGGGCAAGCTGGAGCACTTCTACGACGCCGCCATGGCCGGGGCTACCATTCTGCTGGCCGCGTCGGTCTTCCATTTCCACACCATCGACATTCCGGAGCTCAAAACCTATCTCCGCGGCCGCGGACTGAATGTCAGGATGTAG
- a CDS encoding sugar ABC transporter substrate-binding protein, protein MRNPMACLIAVIVSAVLTCAAGCSHTGRGGLLDASGEPLRFAFIATCVDEDFFKPVKKGMADAAAKMGVKCIFVGTPEVDLKAQAEMVRKALADGYDGIAVCLIDAEAFDGVVAEAMDKGIPVVAFNTDDNRTPNRRLSAVCQDLYKAGRSVGERALEFIPDNSKILMTVHSDSISALEDRLRGEQDVLKERGVTWKRVVTGTTPEGSAEVITAALKEDPEIKVVLCTGQADTEGAGLAIEKHFAGKGYAAAGFDLSPQILRLIKTGHIRFTIDQQPYIQGFYPVVQLALYCRYGIRPSNVDVGATVISADNVNAVVGLSAKGYR, encoded by the coding sequence ATGAGGAACCCCATGGCCTGTCTTATTGCGGTGATTGTCAGTGCCGTGCTGACCTGCGCCGCCGGTTGCTCGCACACCGGTCGAGGAGGCCTGTTGGATGCGTCCGGCGAGCCGCTGCGTTTCGCCTTTATCGCCACCTGCGTGGACGAGGACTTCTTCAAGCCTGTCAAGAAGGGCATGGCCGACGCGGCCGCCAAGATGGGTGTAAAATGCATCTTCGTGGGCACGCCGGAGGTCGATCTCAAGGCCCAGGCGGAGATGGTTCGCAAGGCGTTGGCCGACGGGTATGACGGTATCGCCGTCTGTCTCATCGACGCGGAGGCGTTTGACGGCGTCGTGGCCGAGGCCATGGATAAGGGAATTCCGGTTGTTGCATTCAACACCGACGACAACCGGACACCGAACCGTCGACTCAGCGCGGTGTGCCAGGATCTGTACAAGGCCGGGCGCAGCGTGGGTGAACGGGCGTTGGAGTTCATTCCGGACAACAGCAAGATCCTGATGACTGTTCACTCCGACAGTATTTCGGCGCTCGAGGACCGGCTACGCGGTGAGCAGGACGTGCTGAAGGAGAGAGGGGTTACCTGGAAGCGGGTCGTCACCGGCACGACGCCGGAGGGATCGGCCGAGGTCATCACGGCGGCGTTGAAGGAGGATCCGGAGATTAAGGTCGTGCTCTGCACCGGGCAGGCGGATACGGAAGGGGCTGGGCTGGCGATCGAGAAGCACTTCGCGGGCAAGGGGTACGCGGCCGCCGGTTTTGATCTCTCGCCGCAAATCTTGAGACTGATCAAAACCGGCCACATCAGATTCACGATCGACCAGCAGCCGTACATTCAGGGCTTCTATCCGGTCGTTCAGTTGGCCCTGTACTGCCGATACGGGATCCGACCATCGAATGTGGACGTTGGAGCGACGGTGATCTCGGCGGACAATGTAAATGCGGTGGTGGGGTTGAGCGCCAAGGGATATCGGTAA